Proteins encoded together in one Xiphophorus maculatus strain JP 163 A chromosome 13, X_maculatus-5.0-male, whole genome shotgun sequence window:
- the LOC102221222 gene encoding voltage-dependent calcium channel gamma-4 subunit-like: METKGRSMPPDVSFLPRPAMVWWERGIQVLLTTMGAFAAFALMTVAIGTDYWLYARAFICNSTANSSQEDSSSNKDKKDPGALTHSGLWRICCLEGLKRGVCSQINHFPDDADYDQDAAEYLLRVVRASSIFPILSAILLLLGGVCVASSGFYKSKRNIILGGGILFVAAGLSNIIGVIVYISAALSDISPKKDEDKKWHYSYGWSFYFGGLSFILAEMVGVLAVNIYIEKNKELRCRSRTDLFKSTTHAMLRLPSYRFRRRSRSSSRSTDPPRSQETSPVGASKTFTLPPSAPPFSVATLPNPHHSSSGGSGGGGGDISMYTLSRDSKLGSLGGGAPPLYGTVDRATLYQLHNYFPKDSSGSSGGAGGGPVISSGTLPSHSKSNLAAAAAAANAAPLNTSTAAAAPAPSAPISTATMERDRGNVGTLDRLTAKRDRDSNSDTLNRKTTPV, from the exons ATGGAGACGAAAGGAAGAAGCATGCCCCCAG ACGTCAGTTTCCTTCCACGCCCTGCGATGGTTTGGTGGGAACGAGGCATCCAGGTGCTGTTGACCACCATGGGGGCCTTTGCGGCATTTGCTCTCATGACGGTGGCCATCGGCACAGATTACTGGCTGTATGCCCGCGCATTCATCTGCAACAGCACAGCCAACTCCTCCCAGGAGGATTCCTCCAGCAACAAGGACAAGAAAGACCCCGGGGCTCTCACCCACTCTGGCCTCTGGAGGATTTGCTGCCTTGAAG GCTTGAAGAGAGGTGTGTGTTCCCAGATCAATCATTTTCCCGACGACGCAGACTATGACCAAGATGCTGCAGAGTATCTGCTTC GTGTGGTTAGGGCTTCCAGTATCTTTCCAATCCTCAGTGCCATATTGCTCCTGTTGGGCGGCGTGTGCGTTGCTTCCAGCGGCTTCTACAAAAGCAAAAGGAACATTATTCTCGGAGGAGGAATTCTTTTTGTAGCAGCAG GGCTTAGCAACATCATTGGCGTGATAGTATACATCTCTGCAGCTCTCAGCGACATTTCGCCAAAGAAAGATGAGGATAAGAAGTGGCATTACTCTTATGGCTGGTCATTTTACTTTGGCGGTCTGTCCTTCATCCTGGCTGAGATGGTTGGAGTCCTGGCTGTCAACATCTACATTGAGAAGAACAAGGAGCTGCGCTGTCGCTCTCGCACTGACCTTTTCAAGAGCACCACCCATGCCATGCTGCGTCTGCCCAGCTACCGCTTCAGGCGGCGCTCCCGCTCCAGCTCCCGCTCCACTGACCCACCTCGTTCACAGGAGACTTCCCCCGTTGGAGCTTCCAAGACCTTCACTCTTCCTCCATCTGCTCCTCCTTTCTCCGTTGCCACTCTGCCCAACCCACACCACAGCAGCAGTGGCGGGAgtggtggaggtggtggtgaCATCTCCATGTACACCCTGTCAAGGGACTCCAAGCTGGGGAGCCTGGGAGGAGGCGCCCCGCCTCTCTACGGCACAGTGGACCGGGCCACGCTTTATCAGCTTCACAATTACTTCCCGAAAGATTCCAGCGGCAGCAGTGGAGGCGCAGGAGGAGGGCCGGTGATAAGCAGTGGTACGCTCCCATCTCACTCCAAGTCCAACTTggcggctgcagcagctgctgctaaTGCTGCCCCACTGAATACCTccaccgcagctgctgcgccgGCCCCGTCAGCCCCAATCTCAACAGCTACAATGGAGCGAGACAGGGGCAACGTTGGAACCCTGGACCGGCTGACAGCCAAAAGGGACAGGGATAGCAACTCCGATACACTTAACAGGAAAACAACACCTGTTTAA